The DNA region CGTGGCGCGGCGGGCGTCCCGTCGTATCGAGCTGTAATGCGCCGTCACAAGTGGTCACGCATGTCTTCTGTAGCGTCTGCTCAAATGGCGCTAGAGAAGGGAGAACGATCATGAAAAAGCTTCTGACGCTGGCAGCCGTCGCCATGGCGACAATCGGTTTGGGAGGCTGCGTCGTCGCGCCGCCGTATGGTTATGGGTACGCGCCGGCGTACGGCTACGCGCCGGGGTATTACGCGGGGCCGTCGGTGAACGTCGGCATCGGCTATAGCTGTTGCTGGGGCCATGGCGGCTGGCACCGGTAAGCGCATCCAGACGCATCCCGACGGATCGCGCGATCGAGACCCAAAGAAGCCGGACACGGATGCGTCAGCGTCCCGTCTGGCTTTTTTAATGTGATGCGGCGCGCAGGCCGCGCGGTGGCTGGAGTTCGGCGTCAGGCGGCGCAGATTGCGCGCGCATGCGGCCGCGCGCGCTGCGGGTTGCTGTACGATCTCGGAAAGAATGCGCCCGCGCCATAGCGGCGCGTCTTCCGACGCCACGATTCCGCAACGACATCTACGTTTTCGCACCCCAGCATGGACTACCGCGTTACCTACGAGCACAGCCTCGCCACCGCCCCAGACGACTTCATCGTGAATGTGCCGTCGCAACTGGTGTCGGATGTGCCGTCGAACATTCCCAAGGCGCTGCTGCCCGAAGCGATCGAAAAGCTGATACTCGAACGTTCTCCGCGCATCGGCCGCATCCGCAACCTCCGGCTTATCTGACGTTTTTCTTTCGGCGGCAGGCTTTGTCGTTTTTCTGCTCTGGCCGCCGCGCTTGAAAACGGCTTGCTTGCCCCGCATGTGCGGCTCTCGTTATACGGAGCCTTGTCATGGGAAGCCGTCCCCGTTTTGTCGACGATCTGTCGGGTGCGCTGCCGGGCGCCGCTGCCGCCGGGTCGTCCGATGACGACGCACTCCTCGACGCCTATTCGCGCACTGTCGTCGATGCGCTCGAACGGGTGCGGGCGGCCGTCGTTTTCATCACTGTCGAGCGCCGCGTGCCGGGCGCGCCGGAGCGCCATGCGCGCGCGGGCACCGGCTCCGGTTTCATCTTCACGCCCGACGGATATCTTCTGACCAACAGCCACGTCGTGCACGGTGCGACGCATATCCGCGTGCAGCTTGCCGACGGCACGAAGTTCGACGCCGATCTGGTGGGTGACGATCCGCACAGCGACTTGGCCGTATTGCGGATTGGTTCGCCGGAGCCGCTGCCGCACGTCGCGCTTGGCGAGTCGGGCAAGCTGCGCGTGGGGCAGATAGCGATCGCGGTTGGCAATCCGCTTGGGCTCGAGCAGACGGTGACGGCGGGCGTGGTTTCCGCGCTCGGGCGTTCGCTGAGGTCGAATTCGGGCCGCATGATCTATGACGTGATCCAGACGGATGCGGCGCTCAATCCGGGCAATTCGGGTGGGCCGTTGATCAACTCGGCGGGCCAGGTGATCGGTGTGAATACGGCGATCATTCCGGGTGCGCAGTCGATCAGCTTTGCGACGGCGATCGATACCGCGAAGTGGGTGATCATGCAGATTTTTGCGCACGGGCGCGTGCGGCGCGCTTATATCGGCGTGGCGGGGACGACCTTCGCGCTGCCGCGGCGTGTGCAGCGTTATTTCGCGCTGGAGTCGGAAAGTGGCGTGCGGGTGATGGAGATCGTGAAGGGGAGTCCTGCCGCGCTCGGCGGGCTGCGGACGGACGATACGATCGTTGCGGTTGATGGGCAGGTTGTTGAGGGGGTCGATGCGCTGCAGCGCGTGCTGGATGGGTCCAGGATTGGGCGCTCGGTGAGCGTGAGTGTTTTGCGCGGCGCGCAGCGGGTTGAGGTGGTGGTTGTGCCGGTTGAGCAGAGTGTTTAGGTTCAGGTTTGGGTTTGTCTGCGACGCTGGGTAGGGGCGGCTTTTTCGATGGCATTCCGCGATTTGGCATCGGGGTTCATGCGGCGCCGTTCGTGGGTTTGGGTCTTGGCGCTGGCATCCGGGTTTTGCTTTTGCTTTCGCTTTCGCTGGCATCCGCGCATTGTTAGCGTGCTTCACGCGTCGCCCCTGTGCGGGGCGGCACCTACTTTTCTTTGCCGCCGCAAAGAAAAGTAGGCAAAAGAAAGCGGCTCAAACCGCCAGTTCTTGTGTTTGCCTGAGGGCCCCCAAAGGTTCTTACGCTTCACACGGCAATCACGTGACCCACGTTCGTTGCCAGCGCTCTTGCTGAGCGCCTCACCCGCTTCACGCACCCGCGTTTCAGCATGCCTCACCAGACAGTCCACGGCCGCCCAGGTGGCAAACTGTGTGTAGGTTTTCCCGACGTACACGTTCGCGCTCTTACAGGGTGGAGCGCGTGCTCAATCGGTCTGGAGTGAAGCATGTGGAGCACCGAGGGCCGACACACAGTTTGCCACCTGGGCGGCCCATACCATTCGCTGCCGCAGGCCCGGGTACGGGTAATTGAAGCGGGTGAGGCGTTTGTTCGAAGCGTTGGCAACGGGTACCAACCAAGGCGCTGGTGTGTGAAGGATGGGGACGTTGGGGACCCGTGGGTGAACGTCAAGAATTGGCGGTGTGAGCCGCTTTCTTTTGCCTACTTTTCTTTGCGGCGGCAAAGAAAAGTAGGTGCCGCCCCGCACAGGGGCGACGCGTGAAGCACGGTAACGAATCGCGGATGCCAGCGCAAAAGCAAACGCACGGGGGCGACGCGTGAAGCGAGCTAACGAATCGCGGATGCCAGCGCAAAGGCAAACGCACAGGGGCGACGCGTGAAGCAAGCCAACGCAACGCGGATACCAAAAAAAAGATCAAAACCCACGAACGGCGCCGCATAAACCCCGATACCAAATCGCGGAACGCCATCAAAAGACCAAACCACCCAGCGTCGCAGACACAAGAAAACCTCAGAACAACTGCTTCTGCCCCGAAGCCAGGGTAACAAAATCATCCTTCAGCAAAGGCAAAATCGCATCCGCCACAGGCTGAAGCTGCCGCGTCAGATAATGCCCATAGTCAATATCCGACCGCAGCGTTTCAAGCGGCTCGGGCCCGCTGCCCGTCATCACATAACTGATCCATCCGCCATTCTGATATTGCAGCGGCCGACCGCGCTGCCGGTTGAACTCATCAGCGGAACGCGCAGCACGCACATGCGGCGGCACATTGCGCTCATAGTCGGACAACGGCCGGCGCAGCCGCTTGCGATACACGAGCAGTTCATCGAACTCACCCGCCAGCGTGCGCCGCACATAATCACGCACATAATCCCGATACGGCTGCTGCTTGAAAATCCGCAGATACAGTTCCTGCTGAAAGCGTTGCGCGAGCGGTGTCCAATCGGTGCGCACCGTTTCGAGACCTTTGTAGACGACTTCTTCACTGCCGTCGGCAAGCACGGTCAAGCCCGCATAACGCTTCTTGCTGCCTTCCTCCGCGCCGCGTACGGTTGGCATGAAAAAGCGCTTGTAATGCCGCTCGAATTGCAGTTCCAGCGCGCTCTCCAGCCCGAAACGCTCGCGCAAATGCTCACGCCACCAGGCATTGATTCCGCTCACCAGCTCTCGTCCGATGCGCGCCGCGTCTTCCTCGTCATGCGCGTGGCGCAGCCACACAAACGTCGAATCGGTGTCGCCGTAGATCACCGCATACCCGCGCGCTTCGATCAGCTCGCGCGTGCGGTGCATGATCTCGTGGCCGCGCATCGTGAT from Paraburkholderia caribensis includes:
- a CDS encoding S1C family serine protease, producing MGSRPRFVDDLSGALPGAAAAGSSDDDALLDAYSRTVVDALERVRAAVVFITVERRVPGAPERHARAGTGSGFIFTPDGYLLTNSHVVHGATHIRVQLADGTKFDADLVGDDPHSDLAVLRIGSPEPLPHVALGESGKLRVGQIAIAVGNPLGLEQTVTAGVVSALGRSLRSNSGRMIYDVIQTDAALNPGNSGGPLINSAGQVIGVNTAIIPGAQSISFATAIDTAKWVIMQIFAHGRVRRAYIGVAGTTFALPRRVQRYFALESESGVRVMEIVKGSPAALGGLRTDDTIVAVDGQVVEGVDALQRVLDGSRIGRSVSVSVLRGAQRVEVVVVPVEQSV